One window of Pyrus communis chromosome 12, drPyrComm1.1, whole genome shotgun sequence genomic DNA carries:
- the LOC137710396 gene encoding protein CANDIDATE G-PROTEIN COUPLED RECEPTOR 7-like — MSSTPRQFPLLLSLLAFFSFCSAEIRFSSIRSDWRQIIPFDEFGFTHKGRLELNVSKIALADLPSGDPDLSKVGFFLCTRDSWIHVFQQLEEGEIRCALDSTLVKPVCTFKSLNGGDQFSTVFSETDADQYTLLFANCLQPLKVSMDVKSAAYNLEGKNNDRRDYLSAGKTILPRVYFLLSLVYASLAGLWVFVLYKKRLTVFRIHFFMLAVVILKAFNLLCEAEDKSYIKRTGSAHGWDVLFYIFSFLKGVTLFTLIVLIGTGWSFLKPFLQDKEKKVLMIVIPLQVIANIAQVVIDETGPFGQDWVTWKQVFLLVDVICCCAVLFPIVWSIKNLREAARTDGKAAVNLMKLTLFRQYYIVVICYIYFTRVVVYALETITSYRYLWTSVVAAELATLAFYVFTGYKFKPEAHNPYFVIDDEEEEAAAEQLKLEDEFEL, encoded by the coding sequence ATGTCGTCCACCCCTCGCCAATTCCCcctcctcctttctctcctcgCTTTCTTCTCTTTCTGCTCCGCCGAGATCCGATTCTCCTCGATCCGATCCGACTGGCGCCAAATCATCCCCTTCGACGAGTTCGGGTTCACCCACAAGGGCCGCCTGGAGCTCAACGTCTCCAAAATCGCCCTCGCGGATCTTCCCAGCGGGGATCCGGACCTCTCCAAAGTCGGGTTCTTTCTCTGCACCCGCGACTCCTGGATCCACGTCTTCCAGCAGCTCGAGGAGGGCGAAATCCGCTGCGCCCTCGATTCCACCCTCGTCAAGCCCGTCTGCACCTTCAAATCCCTCAACGGCGGCGATCAATTCTCCACCGTCTTCTCCGAGACCGACGCCGATCAGTACACCCTCCTCTTCGCCAACTGCCTCCAGCCGCTCAAGGTCTCCATGGACGTCAAATCGGCGGCGTACAACCTCGAGGGGAAGAACAACGACCGCCGCGATTACCTCTCGGCCGGTAAAACGATTCTCCCTAGGGTTTACTTCCTGTTATCTTTAGTCTACGCATCTCTGGCCGGACTTTGGGTTTTCGTTCTGTACAAAAAACGACTCACCGTTTTTAGAATCCATTTCTTTATGCTCGCTGTTGTAATTCTCAAGGCGTTTAACTTGCTGTGTGAGGCGGAGGACAAGTCATATATTAAGCGCACCGGTAGTGCTCACGGCTGGGATGTGTTGTTCTATATCTTTAGCTTCTTAAAGGGTGTCACTTTATTTACTTTGATTGTTTTGATCGGAACCGGGTGGTCGTTTTTGAAACCCTTTTTGCAAGACAAGGAGAAGAAGGTTTTGATGATTGTGATTCCGCTTCAGGTGATAGCCAACATTGCCCAGGTTGTGATTGATGAGACCGGGCCCTTCGGGCAGGATTGGGTTACTTGGAAGCAGGTTTTTCTGCTTGTCGATGTTATTTGCTGCTGCGCTGTGTTGTTCCCGATTGTGTGGTCTATTAAAAACTTGAGAGAGGCGGCTAGGACCGATGGGAAGGCTGCGGTGAATTTGATGAAGTTGACTCTGTTCAGGCAGTACTACATTGTAGTTATATGCTACATTTACTTCACAAGAGTTGTGGTTTATGCATTGGAGACCATCACATCATACCGGTACCTTTGGACCAGTGTGGTTGCCGCAGAGTTGGCCACGCTTGCTTTCTATGTGTTTACAGGGTACAAGTTCAAGCCGGAGGCACACAATCCGTACTTTGTGATCGatgatgaggaggaagaggcTGCAGCTGAGCAGCTGAAGCTTGAGGATGAGTTTGAATTGTGA
- the LOC137711671 gene encoding protein BRANCHLESS TRICHOME, with protein MEKMFMMMSTNSTPPPSPGNTRNIEITTSAFPTWKLYENPFYNSQKPHQNPPLQPQNQQRQCQDFSNKQPQQEVHHCLHLPISARKLAASFWDLTFFKPVMESEMDYTRAQIIEMKAELEYQRKARKKLESSNKRLAKELGEERRAREAIERVCEELAREISFGKSEITKMRKEIEEERKMLRMAEVLREERVQMKLAEARLLFEEKVLELEGCKKMLCAAENSHFKIKHKNEVVNVASLDSSSEMSGAFCGDRNNDSVSSFSTATSREVLLGEKAAFSENSGGFSSMAVQKRASPEPENPHIKRGIKGFVEFPRVVRAIGSKSRHWGTKLECQKAQLRILMKQKSPIRSNSFIIS; from the coding sequence atgGAGAAGATGTTCATGATGATGAGCACCAATAGTACTCCTCCTCCTAGCCCAGGAAATACCAGAAATATTGAAATCACCACTTCCGCTTTCCCTACCTGGAAACTGTACGAAAACCCTTTTTATAATTCTCAAAAACCCCATCAAAATCCTCCCCTACAACCACAAAACCAGCAGCGGCAATGCCAAGACTTTAGCAACAAGCAACCGCAACAAGAAGTTCATCATTGCCTGCACCTCCCCATCTCCGCCCGCAAGCTCGCCGCTTCCTTCTGGGATCTCACCTTCTTCAAGCCGGTAATGGAGTCCGAGATGGATTACACGCGAGCCCAGATCATCGAAATGAAAGCCGAGCTCGAGTACCAGCGTAAGGCGCGCAAGAAGTTGGAGAGCTCGAACAAGAGGTTGGCCAAGGAGTTGGGGGAGGAGAGGAGGGCGAGAGAAGCGATCGAGAGGGTTTGCGAGGAGCTTGCTAGAGAGATTTCTTTCGGGAAGTCGGAGATCACGAAGATGAGGAAAGAGATCGAGGAGGAGAGGAAAATGCTTCGAATGGCGGAGGTGCTGAGGGAGGAGAGAGTTCAGATGAAGCTCGCCGAGGCGAGACTTCTGTTCGAAGAGAAGGTGTTAGAGTTGGAGGGGTGTAAAAAAATGCTGTGTGCCGCCGAGAACTCACATTTCAAGATCAAACATAAAAATGAGGTTGTTAACGTTGCTAGTTTGGATAGTTCCAGTGAAATGTCTGGGGCTTTTTGTGGTGATCGGAACAATGATTCTGTTTCCAGTTTTTCTACTGCAACTTCAAGGGAAGTGCTTTTGGGTGAAAAAGCAGCTTTCAGTGAAAACAGCGGTGGATTTTCATCCATGGCGGTTCAGAAAAGAGCCTCACCAGAACCAGAAAATCCTCACATAAAGAGAGGGATCAAGGGGTTTGTTGAATTCCCAAGAGTTGTCAGAGCAATTGGATCAAAAAGTAGGCATTGGGGCACAAAGCTTGAGTGCCAAAAAGCTCAGCTCAGAATTCTTATGAAGCAAAAGAGCCCCATTAGATCCAATAGTTTCATTATTAGTTGA
- the LOC137711064 gene encoding endoglucanase CX-like gives MASAVTFSLGAKILCLTLCLLSLCCSAFTPLDYSNALEKSILFFEGQRSGKLPDNQRLSWRGNSGLSDGSSYHVDLVGGYYDAGDNVKFGLPMAFTTTLLAWSVIEFGDSMHSQIDNAKAAVRWSTDYLLKAATATPGTLYVQVADPNMDHRCWERPEDMDTPRNVYKVSTQNPGSDVAAETAAALAAASIVFKDSDSSYSAKLLHTAMKVFDFADKYRGSYSDSLGSVVCPFYCSYSGYHDELLWGASWIHRASQNSSYLAYIKSNGHTLGAEDDDYSFSWDDKRPGTKVLLSKSFLEKNDEEFQLYKLHSDNYICSLIPGTSTFQGQNTPGGLIYKASESNLQYVTSASLLLLTYAKYLRLNGGVATCGSSKVTAETLISEAKKQVDYILGDNPAKMSYMVGFGDKFPQHVHHRGSSLPSVHQHPNRLGCNDGFQYLNSGSPNPNVLVGAVVGGPDSKDNFADDRNNYQQSEPATYINAPFVGALAFLSAQKG, from the exons ATGGCTTCTGCTGTCACATTTTCTTTAGGGGCAAAAATTCTATGCTTAACTCTTTGTCTGCTGAGCTTATGCTGCTCTGCTTTCACTCCTCTAGACTACTCAAATGCTCTCGAAAAGTCGATTCTCTTCTTCGAGGGTCAGAGGTCCGGGAAACTGCCCGACAACCAGCGGCTCAGTTGGAGGGGGAATTCCGGCTTGTCCGATGGCTCTTCCTACCAT GTGGACTTAGTAGGAGGCTACTATGATGCTGGAGACAATGTCAAGTTTGGCCTGCCAATGGCCTTCACCACTACATTGCTGGCATGGAGTGTGATTGAATTTGGTGACTCTATGCATAGCCAGATTGACAATGCGAAAGCCGCCGTACGTTGGAGCACTGATTATCTTCTAAAAGCAGCCACTGCAACCCCCGGAACGTTATATGTCCAA GTGGCAGATCCCAACATGGACCACCGGTGCTGGGAGAGGCCAGAAGACATGGATACGCCACGCAATGTGTACAAGGTGTCAACCCAAAATCCAGGATCAGATGTTGCAGCTGAGACTGCTGCTGCATTGGCTGCCGCTTCCATAGTATTCAAAGACTCCGACTCTTCTTACTCTGCAAAATTGCTTCACACAGCAATGAAA GTGTTTGATTTTGCAGACAAGTACAGAGGTTCTTACAGTGACTCACTTGGTTCAGTGGTCTGCCCTTTTTACTGCTCATACTCAGGATACCAT GATGAGCTTCTGTGGGGTGCATCATGGATCCATAGAGCCTCTCAGAACAGTTCATATCTTGCCTACATCAAGTCCAATGGCCACACATTGGGTGCAGAAGACGATGACTATTCCTTCAGTTGGGATGACAAGAGACCTGGAACTAAAGTTCTCCTTTCCAAG AGCTTTCTAGAGAAAAATGATGAGGAATTCCAGTTATACAAATTACATTCAGACAACTACATATGCTCTCTAATTCCAGGGACATCTACTTTTCAGGGCCAAAATACCCCTG GAGGATTGATCTACAAGGCAAGTGAGAGCAATCTCCAATATGTCACATCAGCATCTTTACTCCTCCTAACATATGCAAAGTATCTACGTTTAAATGGAGGAGTGGCAACATGTGGATCATCAAAAGTCACAGCAGAAACCCTAATCTCAGAGGCAAAGAAGCAGGTGGACTACATTCTCGGTGACAATCCAGCAAAGATGTCATACATGGTAGGGTTTGGGGACAAGTTCCCGCAGCATGTGCACCACAGGGGTTCTTCTCTCCCATCAGTCCATCAACATCCCAATCGCCTTGGCTGCAACGATGGATTTCAGTACCTGAATTCTGGTTCACCTAATCCAAATGTTCTTGTTGGAGCTGTTGTTGGTGGACCTGACAGTAAGGATAATTTTGCCGACGATCGGAACAATTATCAGCAGTCTGAGCCGGCTACTTACATCAATGCACCATTTGTTGGGGCTCTTGCTTTCCTCTCAGCTCAAAAGGGTTAG